Proteins encoded together in one Macadamia integrifolia cultivar HAES 741 chromosome 8, SCU_Mint_v3, whole genome shotgun sequence window:
- the LOC122087712 gene encoding uncharacterized protein LOC122087712 translates to MHDYGDMFVPTSTTSSSSSSDDFSGRPRESFPEFFPAKTVPFLNTTTATTPLLTGRKAAGIEYDSICEAITAALSSESFGYSSYAPVGSNSSLVPSYYYAQRPNLIQRCMSSQSLPNESYNPIFSSSSLQYQSGNLNLDLETLPMAVRKAFSTGDLQTINMVQQQLLQQHGHRHRSDSPISNENCTIEGTNKVFCYSAEERKERIERYRSKRSQRNFNKKIKYACRKTLADSRPRIRGRFARNEEIGESFQTQWTQIAGKEDEEDDFVWTNFLNALPTNLTPLDP, encoded by the exons ATGCACGACTACGGTGACATGTTCGTacccacctccaccacctcctcttcctcctcctccgaTGATTTCTCCGGCCGTCCACGGGAATCCTTCCCAGAATTCTTTCCGGCGAAAACCGTCCCTTTTCTTAACACTACTACCGCTACCACTCCCTTACTTACTGGCCGTAAAGCTGCCGGAATCGAGTATGACTCAATTTGTGAAGCTATAACAGCAGCACTAAGCTCGGAAAGTTTTGGTTACAGTAGTTATGCTCCGGTGGGTTCGAATTCAAGTTTGGTGCCGAGTTACTACTACGCTCAACGACCCAATTTGATTCAGAGGTGCATGAGTAGCCAGTCTCTTCCCAATGAGAGTTACAAtcccattttctcttcttcgTCTCTTCAATATCAATCTGGAAACCTGAATCTGGACTTGGAGACTCTTCCTATGGCTGTGAGGAAGGCGTTTAGCACCGGAGACTTACAG ACAATTAACATGGTGCAACAACAACTACTACAACAACATGGTCATCGTCATCGATCAGATAGCCCAATTTCAAATGAGAATTGTACCATCGAAGGGACGAACAAAGTTTTCTGTTATAGTGccgaagagaggaaagagagaatcgaaAGATACCGTAGCAAGAGAAGCCAAAGGAACTTCAATAAGAAGATCAAG TATGCATGTAGGAAGACATTAGCAGACAGTCGGCCACGCATCAGAGGCCGATTCGCGAGGAATGAAGAGATTGGTGAGAGTTTTCAAACTCAGTGGACCCAGATCGCCgggaaggaagatgaagaagatgattttGTTTGGACTAATTTCCTTAATGCTCTCCCCACTAACTTGACCCCCTTGGATCCTTAA